Genomic segment of Rhodocaloribacter litoris:
GTTTGATAGAGGATCCGGATTATGGAAAAGAAATCCAGCTTTGCCCTGCAGAGCCTGCTGGCGGTTCTGATCCTGAATGCGCTGCTGCTCGTGACGATTTACGTGATCGGGGGAGAGGCGCTGGCCGGGAAGGCGCCCCTGGTCTTTGGCCTGGGCGGTATACTGACGCTGGTGCTGTGGTTCGTGGTGACGCGGCTGGCCCGTCGCCTGGAAGGAGCTTCCCCGAAGGAGGGGGCAGCGCGGGCGCCGGCCGAACGCCCCGCGCCCGCGCTGCCGGAGCAACCTGCCGAGGCGGCGGCCCTCCAGCTCCTTGCCATCCTCCAGCGCAAAGGCCGCCTGCTCGACTTTCTCCAGGAGGATCTGAGTGCCTACGGTGACGCCCAGATCGGCGCGGCCGTGCGGGCCGTCCACGAGGGCTGTAAGAAGGCGCTCGAGGAGCACGTCTCGCTGGTGCCCGTGCTCGACCGGCCCGAGGGCAGCCCGGTCACCGTCGAGCCGGGCTTCGACGCCCGGGCCATCCGGCTCACGGGCAACATCACCGGTGCGCCGCCGTTCAAAGGCACGCTCCGTCACCGGGGCTGGCGCGTCGAGCGGATCGAGCTGCCGACGCTGATGCACGCGCAGGACCGTGTGGTGGCGCCCGCCGAGGTGGAAGTCGGCACCTGAGATCTGCCGGCACCTGGTTCGGGGGGGATGCGGGCCCCGGGAAGTAAAGCCCGGGGGTGCCTCTCATCCCCCTGTGTCTTCGGGGCGAGGACGATCCGTTTGCTTCCTTTCCCGCGCCCCCGCCAGGCCCGTAAACCCTTTCCGAACGTACCATGAGCGATCCCAGATACATCGTCGGCATCGACCTGGGCACCACGCACTGTGTGGTGGCCTACACCCGTGCCGCGCCGGAGGCGCTGGAACGGCCCGAGATCCGGCTGTTCGAGATCCCGCAGGTGGTGAGTCCGGGCGAGGTGCAGGCCCGTCCGCTTCTGCCCTCGTTTCTGTTCCTGCCCGGCCCGCACGACGTGCCCGAGGGCGGTCTGGCGCTGCCCTGGAAGCCGGACGCCGGCGAGGCGGTGGGGGAATATGCCCGCGAGCGCGGGGCCGAGATTCCGAACCGGCTGGTGGCCTCGGCCAAGTCGTGGCTCTCGCATACGGGGGTCGACCGTACCGCGCCCATCCTGCCGTGGGATGCCCCCGGGGATGCCCGCCGCGTCTCGCCCGTCGAGGCCGCCACGCGCTACCTGGCCCACATCCGGGAGGCCTGGAACCACGTCATGGCGGCCGGCGACCCGCAGGCCCGCCTCGAAGAGCAGGAAGTTTATCTGACCGTTCCCGCCTCCTTCGACGCCGTCGCCCGGGAGCTGACGGTGCAGGCCGCCCGGGCCGCCGGGCTGGAAAAGCTGACGCTCCTCGAGGAGCCCCAGGCTGCCTTCTACGCCTGGCTCGAAGCCCGGGGCGATGCCTGGCGCGAGGAGGTCCACGTCGGCGAGTCCATCCTCGTCTGCGATGTCGGCGGTGGCACCACCGACTTCAGCCTCATCGAGGTCGTCGAGGAAGACGGTAACCTGGACCTGCGCCGCGCCGCCGTCGGGGATCACATCCTCCTCGGCGGGGACAACATGGACCTGACGCTGGCCTACGCCGTCCGGGCCCGGCTGGCGCAAGAGGGCACCCGCCTCGACAACTGGCAGTTCCGGACGCTGGTGCACGGCTGCCGGAAGGCCAAGGAGCACCTGCTGGGCCATCCGGACCTGGAGGCCGTGCCGGTCGTCATCCCCGGGCGAGGCTCCGCCCTCATCGGCGGCACCATCCGCACCGAGCTGACGCGGCAGGAGATCGAGGCGATCCTGGTGCAGGGCTTCTTCCCCGAGACGCCGCCGGACGCTTTCCCCGAGCGCAGGCCGAAGGTCGGGATGCGCGAGATGGGCCTGCCCTACGAATCCGACCCGGCCATCACCCGGCACCTGGCCTACTTCCTCCACCGGCAGGTGGCCGGGAACGGCGAGGCGGGCGTCGCCTTCCCCTCCGCCGTGCTTTTCAACGGCGGGGTGATGAAGGCCGGGTCGCTGCGCGAGCAGGTGCTCCGCGTGCTCCGGCAGTGGAGCAGCAACGACGCCCTGCGGGCCCTTCCGTCGGTGGACCTGGACCAGGCCGTGGCCATCGGTGCGGCCTACTACGGGCTGGCGCGGAAGGGGCGCGGCATTCGCATCCGTGCGGGTACGGCCCGCTCCTATTACATCGGCATCGAGAGCGCCATGCCCGCCGTGCCCGGTATCCCCGCGCCGATGAAGGCCCTGTGCGTGGTTCCCTTCGGTATGGAGGAGGGCACCGAGGCCGACATCCGGGGCCGGGAGTTCGGCCTCGTCGTCGGCGAGCAGGCCGTCTTCCACCTGCTGGCCTCGAACACGCGCAAGACGGACCCGCCCGGCGAGATCATCGAGGACTGGGACGGCGAGCTGGCCGAGGTCATCACCATGGAAACGACCCTTCCGGCCACCGACGCCGAGGGCGGCGGCACCGTCCTGCCCGTGTGGCTCCACAGCAAGGTCACCGAGATCGGCACGCTCGAGCTCTGGTGCGTGGCCCGCGACGGCGACCGGCGGTGGAAGCTGGAGTTCAACCTCCGCGACGTACCGCAGGAAGCCGGTGGCCCGGCCGAGCAGCACGGATGAATCCCATGCCCTCCGACGCCCCTTCCTACCGCTACGTCATCGGCATCGATCTGGGCACCACCAACTCGGCGGTGGCCTACGTGGACCTGGCCGATGAGGACCGGGCGATCCGGTTCTTCGAGGTGCCCCAGCTCGTAGCACCGGGCGAGATCGCCCCGCAGCCCGTGCTTCCGTCGTTCCTTTACCTGCCCGGCCCATACGACCTGCCGGCGGGCAGCACGGCCCTTCCGTGGGACGTGCGCCGTACGTACGTCGTCGGCACGTTTGCCCGGGAGCAGGGTGCCCTGGTGCCCGGCCGGCTGGTGGCCTCGGCCAAGTCGTGGCTGTCGCACGCCGGGGTGGACCGTACCGCGCCCATCCTGCCGTGGGGTGCGGCCCGGCGCGTACACGGCGAGAACGGAGTGAAACCGGTGTCGCCGGTGGAGGCGAGCGCGCGCTACCTGCGCCACCTGCGCGAGGCGTGGAACCATGTCGTGGCCGGCGGGCAGGAGGGATCCCTTTTCGAAGAGCAACTCATCATCCTCACCGTGCCGGCCTCGTTCGACGAGGTGGCCCGGGAACTGACACTCGCTGCGGCCCGGCAGGCGGGCCTGCCCCGCGTCATCCTCCTCGAAGAGCCCCTGGCCGCCTTCTACGCCTGGCTCGCCCGGCACGAGGACGCCGGCCTCGAGGGCCTGACCGGCGGGCAACTCATCCTCGTCTGCGACGTCGGCGGCGGCACCACCGACTTCTCCATCATCGGCGTGCGCGCCGGCGAACAGGGGCTGCGCTTCGACCGGCTGGCCGTGGGCGACCATCTCCTTCTCGGCGGGGACAACATGGATCACACGCTGGCCCGCCACGCCGAGGCACTCATGACCGGCCGCCCCGGCCGCCTCGACGCCCGCCGCTGGCACCAGCTCGTCCACGTCTGCCGGCAGGCCAAAGAGAAGCTCCTCGGCGACCCGGCCGCCCCTCCGTCCGTCGACGTGACGCTCGTGGGCGAGGCCGGCAAGCTCATCGGCGGCACGCTCCAGGCCACGATCACCCGGGAAGACGCCGACCGGCTGCTGCTCGAAGGGTTTTTTCCCGAGGTGGAGCCCGATGCAAGGCCCGAGGCGGACCGGCGTGCGGGGCTGGCCGAGCTGGGCCTCCCCTACGAACACGACCCTGCCATCACACGCCACCTGGCCGCCTTCTGGCAACGGTTCGCCGCCTACCTGCGCGACGAGACGGGCCGCGAGGCCGTCTTCCCGGACTATGTGCTGTTCAACGGCGGTGCCCTCACGCCCGCCCCCCTCCGGGACCGCCTCCGTCGCATCCTCGGCAGCTGGTTCGAGGCCGAGGCCGGTGCCGGGTGGCAGCCCGCCGAACTCGAGAACCCGTACCCGCACCTCGCGGTGGCCGCCGGTGCGGCCTACTACGGCAAGGTGCGGCTGGGCGCGGGCGTCCGCGTCGGCAGCGGCAGCCCCCGCGCCTTCTACGTGGAGGTGACCGGTCATGACGGCGACGGGCTCCCGGCCGTCTGCCTGGCCCCGCGCGGCATGGAAGAAGACGCCACCATCCGCCTGGACGCCCCCGGCTTCGTCGCCCGTACGAACCAGCCCGTCACCTTCCAGCTCTACAGCTCCAGCACCCGCCTGGGCGACCGCCCCGGCGACGTGGTCATGCTCGAGCCCGGCGAGGTCACTGTGCTCCCGCCCATCCGCACCGTGCTCCGGTACGGGAAGAAAGGCACCGTCACCGAGATCCCCGTGCGGCTGAGCGTCCACCTGACGGCCGTGGGCACGCTGGAGCTGTGGTGCCACGCCGAGGACACCGAGCATCGCTGGCGCCTGCTCTTCGATGTGCGGCAGGAGGTGGACCCCGCCGGCACGGCCGCCGGGGTGGCTGAGACGCTCGACGAGGCCCTGGTGGAACGGGCCGTCCGCCACCTGCGCGACGCTTTCGAGGGCGACGCCGACCCCGCCCCGCTGCGCCGGCGGCTGGAGGAGGCCCTCGACCTGCCCCGCGAAGAATGGCCGCTGCCGCTGCTCCGCAAGCTCGCCGACGTCGTGCTCGACCTGCCCCGCGACCGCAGCCCGCAGCACGAGGCCCGCTGGCTCAACCTGCTCGGCTATCTCCTCCGCCCCGGCTTCGGCGACCCGGTGGACGAGTGGCGCATGCGCGCGGTGTGGAAGCTGTGGCTCGAAGGACCGGCCTTCCCGGATCGTCCCCAGAGCCGCTTCGAATGGTGGGTCTTCTGGCGACGCGTGGCCGGCGGGTTGACGGCCAGCCGGCAGGAACAGATCTACCACGAGGTGCGCCCGTTCATCCAGCCGAAGGTGCGCACGAGCAAGGAACACCGCTTCATCCCGCGCCGCATGGAGGCCCGCGAGCGCATGGAACTCTGGATGGCGCTGGCCGGCCTCGAACGCCTGGGCGCCGACCTGCGGGCCAACCTGGGGCAGTGGCTGCTGGCCGCCCACTTCAAAAAGGGCGTGGCCCCGCACAAGCTCGAATGGTGGGCGCTCAGTCGCCTCGGTGCCCGGCAGCCCGTCCACGGCCCGCTCGACAGCGTCGTCCCGCCCGACACCGTGGCCACCTGGTTCAAGACCATCTTCAACGTGCGGCTCGAACGCAAGGACTACGTAGCCCACGCGCTCGTGCAGCTGGCCCGCGTCACCGGCGACCGGGCCCGCGACCTGCCCGAGCCCGTCGTCAACCGCATCGCCCGCTGGCTGACGCAGGTGCCCGGCGGCCAGGTCTTCCGCGAACGTCTCCTGAACCCCACCAGCATTGCCGGCGAGGAGGAAACCGCCTGGGTCTTCGGCGAAGCCCTCCCCGCCGGCCTGGTGCTCTCGGAAACGACGGATTGACCGGCCGGCGGGAGAAAGATCCCGGGTGCCGGGTTGACACCCGCTTTCGTACACCGCATCTTCGGCGTCAGCATCGGCCGGCGCCGGAAATCAACAACCGGGTTTATGTCCTGGATCAAACACGTCCTTCTCGACCTGGCCGTCACCGTCGTCATCATCATCGCCGTCCTCACGGGACAGGCTTGGGCGCGGTGGCTCGTCTGGATCTACACGCCGTTCATGCTCCTGCTGAAAGTCGTGGCCGTCTTCGGGGCGGGGTTGACCGCGCAGGTGAAACGGGCCGGTGCCGGGGTGCCGGAGTGGTTCTACCACCTCCTCTATGCGATCAACGTGGGGGTGTTGCTGGCCTTCGGCTGGTGGCTCGTCGGGGCCGGATGGGCGCTCATCTGGGGTCTTTCGGTGCTCGCCGAGCGGCGTGCCCGCCGGTGATGCGCCCGCGCGAAGCATGCTCACCAGCTATTTCACCCTGAAAGCCCTTGTGCGGGAATGGGCGCCGGACCTCGTCGGGTGCGTCGTCGGAGATGCGTTTTCGCAGGTACGGGACGAGCTGACGCTGGCGCTGGCCCGGCCCGGTCGGGAATGGATGCTCCGGATCTCGGTGCAGGGGCCGCGACACTACCTGTTCCGCACCGAAGGTTACAGCAAGGCCCGCCGGAACGTCGCCACGCTCTTTGAGGAGGCTTTCGGCCGGCGGGTGACGGCGCTGCGCCTGGCCGAACGCGACCGGATGCTCTACCTTGACCTCGAAGAGGGACTGCACGTTCAGGTGATGCTCTTCGGTCCCCACGCCAACGTCTTCCTCGTCGAGGCCGGGGGAAGCGTGCGTGAAGCGTTTCGAGCCGACGCCGAATGGTCGGGGCAGCCCGCGCCGGCACCGCGCCCGGCGCCCGTGGTAGACACGTTCGGCGCCTTCGAGGCCCGCTGGCGTGCGGACCGGAAGACGACCGTGCAGGCCGTGGCCGCCGCCTTTCCCCTGCTCGACCGCACGCTGGCCGCGGAGGTGGTCTTCCGGGCCGGCGTGACGGCGCCCGCTCCCGCCGCCTGCACCGGCGCCGACCGCCGTGCTCTCTTTGCCGCCGGTGTGGACCTGCTTGCCGCCCTGGAGACGCCCGCCCCCCGGGTCTACCGGCGCGGTCGTTCGCCCGAGGCGTTTGCCCTCGTCCCCCTCCACCACCTCGACGCCCGTGACGACCTCACCGCCGAGCCGTTCGACACGGTCGACGCGGCCGTGCGGGCCTTCGTTCGCCGGAGCCTGGCCGAGGCCCGCTTCCGGGCGGCGTACGAGCCGCTCGAGAAGGCCCTGGCGGCGGCCCGCGACCACTACCGGACGAGTGCCGAAAAGATGCTCGAAGAGCTTGGCCGCGAGAGCCGCGCCGACCGGTACGAGCGCTGGGGCCATCTGCTCATGGCCCATCCCGGTGCCGTTCCTCCCGGTGCCGGGCGCGTCACCCTTCCCGATCTCTTTGCCGGCGGTACGCCCGTGACGATCCCCCTCGATCCGGCCCGCAATGCCGTCGAGAATGCACAGCGGTACTACGAAAAAGCCCGGCGGACGCGGCAGGCTCGCCTGCATGCCGAGGAGCGCATGGCCGAGGCCGAGCGCCGCGCTGCCGAGGCCGGGGCCCTGCTCGGGCGTCTCCGCCGCCTCCAGACGTATGCCGACGTCGAGCGCTTCAAGAAGGAAGAGGCCGCCCGGCTGGCGCGTTTTCTCTCGCCCGGACAGCAAGAGGCGGATTCCTTTCCCTTCCGCCGTTTCCCGCTCGGGGGCGGCTACGAGGTGTGGGTCGGCAAGAACGCCCGGCAGAACGACGAACTCACGTTCCGCCACGCCCGGAAGAACGATCTGTGGCTGCACGCGCGGGGGGTCCCCGGCTCGCACGCCATCCTTCGCCTGCCCGGCCGCCAGGCCCGCCCCGGCCGCGACCTGCTCGAACGTGCCGCCGGCATTGCCGCCTACTTCAGCAAGGCCCGGAGCAGCGGGCTCGTCCCCGTCATCGTCACCGAGCGCAAGTACGTGCGCAAGCCGAAAGGTGCCCCGCCCGGCGCCGTCGTCGTCGAACGCGAAGAGGTACTGCTCGTCGAGCCGAAACTGCCGGGCACGCCATGAACGGGGCGCACCGCTTCGTCCGCCGACGTGTGGTGGGCGACGCCACCGGTTTTTCGGGGGACGACGGCCCCACTCAGGGCACGAGGACGAAAGGGCGGCTCACGGTAGCTGTGGGGGTGCGGACGTGAACCCAGTAAACGCCCGCCGGAAGGCCGCGAACCTGCCAGCGGAGAGTACGTGACCCGGCAGGGAGCAGGGCGTCGAGCAGGACGGCACGGGTGCGACCGAGCACGTCGAAGACGAGCACGTGGACCGGCGTGGGCCGGGGCACATCGAGGGTGAGTGTGACGACCTCGTGCACGGGATTCGGGTAAAGCTGCACCGCTAGCGGTGGCGGCGGCGGTACGGGATCTACCGGGAGGGATGTGTCCGGACCGGGCCGGACCACGGAGAGGCCGGCCTGTGTGGTCGTCCACACTCGGTTTCCTCCTGGTTCCACCCAGAGATCCGTCACGAACGGGTGGAGGAGACCTTGGGCCAGTCCCAGCCGGTAGCGTTGTTCTCCGTTCTCCAGGTTGAAGACGGCGATGCCTGCATCCGGATCATGGACGGCTCCGAAGGCGACCCATACTTCGTTGCCCCGTACGGCCAGCCGGCGACCCGGATGCGGGATGGAATGCTCGATGGAGCGCGAGGACGGGTCGAGGAAAAGCAGGCGGTTGCCGGCGAGTACGAGGCGCGAGCCGGCCCGTGCCAGGTCGTCGAGCCGGGTGAGGTCCGGCACGGTGTCGAGGGGAATGTGCAGATCCGGTGTGAGAGAGGCGGAAGCCACGTGGACGAGCCCGAGGTGCTCTTTCTGGGCACCGCTACCCACGCTATACCCCACCCAGACGCCGGAGGCATCGTCGGCGAGCGCTTCGACGAACGGTTCGACGTCGGTGCCGGCGATCTGGCGCAGAGAGATCGGCGTCGTCCGGAGGGCGGTATCGACGTGATGGAGCCGGCCATCGGCCACGCACCAGAGGTGAGCGTCCCGGATGTGGAGCCGGCGGACGTCGTAGCCCTCGAGCAGGTGCAGGTTCGGGGTGAGGGTGGCCCGGTCGAGGCGGTGGAGGCCCTGGCT
This window contains:
- a CDS encoding Rqc2 family fibronectin-binding protein; translation: MLTSYFTLKALVREWAPDLVGCVVGDAFSQVRDELTLALARPGREWMLRISVQGPRHYLFRTEGYSKARRNVATLFEEAFGRRVTALRLAERDRMLYLDLEEGLHVQVMLFGPHANVFLVEAGGSVREAFRADAEWSGQPAPAPRPAPVVDTFGAFEARWRADRKTTVQAVAAAFPLLDRTLAAEVVFRAGVTAPAPAACTGADRRALFAAGVDLLAALETPAPRVYRRGRSPEAFALVPLHHLDARDDLTAEPFDTVDAAVRAFVRRSLAEARFRAAYEPLEKALAAARDHYRTSAEKMLEELGRESRADRYERWGHLLMAHPGAVPPGAGRVTLPDLFAGGTPVTIPLDPARNAVENAQRYYEKARRTRQARLHAEERMAEAERRAAEAGALLGRLRRLQTYADVERFKKEEAARLARFLSPGQQEADSFPFRRFPLGGGYEVWVGKNARQNDELTFRHARKNDLWLHARGVPGSHAILRLPGRQARPGRDLLERAAGIAAYFSKARSSGLVPVIVTERKYVRKPKGAPPGAVVVEREEVLLVEPKLPGTP
- a CDS encoding Hsp70 family protein — protein: MSDPRYIVGIDLGTTHCVVAYTRAAPEALERPEIRLFEIPQVVSPGEVQARPLLPSFLFLPGPHDVPEGGLALPWKPDAGEAVGEYARERGAEIPNRLVASAKSWLSHTGVDRTAPILPWDAPGDARRVSPVEAATRYLAHIREAWNHVMAAGDPQARLEEQEVYLTVPASFDAVARELTVQAARAAGLEKLTLLEEPQAAFYAWLEARGDAWREEVHVGESILVCDVGGGTTDFSLIEVVEEDGNLDLRRAAVGDHILLGGDNMDLTLAYAVRARLAQEGTRLDNWQFRTLVHGCRKAKEHLLGHPDLEAVPVVIPGRGSALIGGTIRTELTRQEIEAILVQGFFPETPPDAFPERRPKVGMREMGLPYESDPAITRHLAYFLHRQVAGNGEAGVAFPSAVLFNGGVMKAGSLREQVLRVLRQWSSNDALRALPSVDLDQAVAIGAAYYGLARKGRGIRIRAGTARSYYIGIESAMPAVPGIPAPMKALCVVPFGMEEGTEADIRGREFGLVVGEQAVFHLLASNTRKTDPPGEIIEDWDGELAEVITMETTLPATDAEGGGTVLPVWLHSKVTEIGTLELWCVARDGDRRWKLEFNLRDVPQEAGGPAEQHG
- a CDS encoding Hsp70 family protein; this encodes MPSDAPSYRYVIGIDLGTTNSAVAYVDLADEDRAIRFFEVPQLVAPGEIAPQPVLPSFLYLPGPYDLPAGSTALPWDVRRTYVVGTFAREQGALVPGRLVASAKSWLSHAGVDRTAPILPWGAARRVHGENGVKPVSPVEASARYLRHLREAWNHVVAGGQEGSLFEEQLIILTVPASFDEVARELTLAAARQAGLPRVILLEEPLAAFYAWLARHEDAGLEGLTGGQLILVCDVGGGTTDFSIIGVRAGEQGLRFDRLAVGDHLLLGGDNMDHTLARHAEALMTGRPGRLDARRWHQLVHVCRQAKEKLLGDPAAPPSVDVTLVGEAGKLIGGTLQATITREDADRLLLEGFFPEVEPDARPEADRRAGLAELGLPYEHDPAITRHLAAFWQRFAAYLRDETGREAVFPDYVLFNGGALTPAPLRDRLRRILGSWFEAEAGAGWQPAELENPYPHLAVAAGAAYYGKVRLGAGVRVGSGSPRAFYVEVTGHDGDGLPAVCLAPRGMEEDATIRLDAPGFVARTNQPVTFQLYSSSTRLGDRPGDVVMLEPGEVTVLPPIRTVLRYGKKGTVTEIPVRLSVHLTAVGTLELWCHAEDTEHRWRLLFDVRQEVDPAGTAAGVAETLDEALVERAVRHLRDAFEGDADPAPLRRRLEEALDLPREEWPLPLLRKLADVVLDLPRDRSPQHEARWLNLLGYLLRPGFGDPVDEWRMRAVWKLWLEGPAFPDRPQSRFEWWVFWRRVAGGLTASRQEQIYHEVRPFIQPKVRTSKEHRFIPRRMEARERMELWMALAGLERLGADLRANLGQWLLAAHFKKGVAPHKLEWWALSRLGARQPVHGPLDSVVPPDTVATWFKTIFNVRLERKDYVAHALVQLARVTGDRARDLPEPVVNRIARWLTQVPGGQVFRERLLNPTSIAGEEETAWVFGEALPAGLVLSETTD
- a CDS encoding DUF2760 domain-containing protein, which produces MEKKSSFALQSLLAVLILNALLLVTIYVIGGEALAGKAPLVFGLGGILTLVLWFVVTRLARRLEGASPKEGAARAPAERPAPALPEQPAEAAALQLLAILQRKGRLLDFLQEDLSAYGDAQIGAAVRAVHEGCKKALEEHVSLVPVLDRPEGSPVTVEPGFDARAIRLTGNITGAPPFKGTLRHRGWRVERIELPTLMHAQDRVVAPAEVEVGT